In one window of Nicotiana tabacum cultivar K326 chromosome 12, ASM71507v2, whole genome shotgun sequence DNA:
- the LOC107779100 gene encoding uncharacterized protein LOC107779100, with protein sequence MAKLFIKQAQQYSKGRPSYPEELFNFIASKTPCHDLVWDVGTGSGQAAQSLAKLYKNVIATDTSPKQLEFAAKVPNVRYICTSPKMSMSEIETKIGAESSADLVTVAQAMHWFDLPTFYQQVKWLLKKPNGVIAAWCYTVPEVNNSVDPIFEKFYTVDAGPYWESPRKLVDEKYKTIDFPFEPVIGCDHNGPFQFKIEKVMDLDAYFTYLKSWSAYQTAKEKGVELLTDDVVGKFRSAWNEDGESQKTVSFPIYLRIGKVGNLY encoded by the exons ATGGCAAAATTGTTTATTAAGCAGGCACAACAGTATTCAAAGGGCAGGCCAAGTTATCCTGAAGAATTGTTCAATTTCATAGCTTCAAAAACGCCTTGTCATGACCTTGTTTGGGATGTTGGCACTGGTAGTGGCCAGGCTGCTCAATCT TTGGCTAAGCTCTACAAGAATGTGATAGCCACAGACACAAGTCCAAAGCAGCTTGAATTTGCAGCAAAGGTTCCGAATGTTCGATACATATGTACCTCTCCCAAGATGTCAATGTCCGAAATCGAAACCAAAATAGGAGCAGAGTCAAGTGCAGATTTGGTCACAGTAGCTCAAGCAATGCATTGGTTTGATCTTCCAACTTTTTATCAACAAGTAAAATGGTTACTCAAGAAACCAAATGGAGTAATAGCAGCCTGGTGTTACACTGTGCCTGAAGTAAACAATTCAGTGGATCCAATTTTCGAGAAATTTTACACAGTTGATGCTGGACCTTATTGGGAATCTCCAAGAAAATTAGTGGATGAAAAGTATAAAACTATTGATTTCCCATTTGAGCCTGTAATTGGTTGTGATCACAATGGACCATTTCAGTTCAAGATTGAGAAAGTGATGGACTTGGATGCTTATTTCACATACTTGAAGTCATGGTCAGCTTATCAAACTGCAAAAGAGAAGGGTGTTGAGCTGTTAACTGATGATGTAGTTGGCAAATTCAGAAGTGCTTGGAATGAAGATGGAGAGAGCCAGAAAACCGTGTCTTTCCCAATTTACTTGAGGATTGGCAAAGTTGGAAATTTGTATTGA